The DNA window ATTCGAGCGTGAGCCAGATGGGAATCATCGTCGCCGTCATTGGCATGGGAATGATCGCAGGAGACGGTCGCGCTGCACTGGCAGCGGCCTTCTATGCCGCGAACCATGTCCTGGTCAAAGGCGCGCTGTTCCTGTCCGCGGGCGTGATTGCCGCGACCGGCAGCCGATATCTATGGCGGATGCTGCTGCCCGTCGCGATCATCGCGGTGGGCCTCGGTGGACTCCCGCTGACCGGCGGCGGACTGGCGAAGATCGTGGTTGACGGACCGCTGGGCGATAGCACCGCCAGCAAGGTTGCGACGCTGTCTGCGGTCGGCACCACGCTGCTGATGTTGCAGTTCGTGCGCAGCCTTGCCAACACCTCGTCACGGGACCCGGAAGCGACAGCCGCCGCCGGACTGATCTGGCCTTGGCTGGCGGCCGCGGCAGCCTCGCTCGTCGTTCCCTGGACGTTATTTCTGGCGGTCCCGGCCGGAACGCTGCCCGACCCGCTCGCTCCTGCGGTGCTGTGGAAAGCGCTTTGGCCGGTTTTGCTGGGCGCCGTGCTGGCGATCGCGCTGTGGCGGTGGGTCCGTCAGCTGCCGCGCGTTCCCGCAGGCGATATCGCGGTGGCAATGGACGGCGCAACGAAATTGGCCCTTGCGTGCGGCACGGCAATGGAACGAATGGATAGCACTCTTCGTCAATGGCCGGTGGCCGGAGTGTCGTTGCTTTCCTTGGTCATCGCGTTAGGTGCGGCGATGTTCGCGCGATAAGGCGACAACGCCGGGATGCAGCGAGGAAGTGCGCGTCAATGAGCCAGACATGAGAACGCGGCCACCTCCGTTGATAGTTTCGGCACCGTCGGCTGCCATCGCCGCTGTGGAGATTTTCTCGACCTTATTGTCCCTGACGAGGACGTTGCCTGGTACGGAGGGTGTGTCGCTCTTTCCATCAAATATCCGGACGTCCTGAAACAGCGGCCCCGCAAAACATTTTCGAACAGAACATATCCGGACCGCTGCGAAACTTTCCACTCACCTAATTCAAATCGCTTCGTTGAGCTATCAGGGTATTTATCTGGGTATCTCAGGGTTTTTTTGGATCAACTCTTGCGGGCTGGACGTTAGCATCGGGCACCGGGAGGTGCACACCTTGTTCGCCCGCTCCCTGGAGGATCAATGTCCAACATTCGCATATCGGCGATTGTATGCGCAGTGATACTCACTTTTGTCGGGTCGGTATCTGCGCAGGCGCGGCAGCCTCTTCGGGTCGGTGGACTTACATGCAGTACCGGTCCGAGAGTGGGACTGGTTCTTGGCTCGCGACAGGATATGCGATGTGTTTTTAGCGCGAGTGGAACGGGACTACAGTACACCTACACAGGAACGATAAGGCGGGTCGGTCTCGATGTCGGCGTCACGAGAGGGGGAACGTTATTTTGGGCGGTCTTTGCGCGGAACAGCCAAATCGGCCGAGGCACGTTAAGAGGACATTACGTGGGCGCGAGCGGCAACGTTGCCGTGGGCCTCGGTTTGGGCGCCAAAGTGCTGGTCGGCGGATCCCGCCGCACGATATCCCTACAGCCGCTATCGGTCCAAGGCCAAATCGGAATTAACCTGGCGTTGGGCGTCACGAGCCTCACGCTTCGATAAAAAGTGAAATGCGCGTTTCATAGGATTTGGTCGGCAGCTCCAAAGCGGGGGCGAGCCAATCCGGAAAATGGAGAACGATCGTGCTATTTCAGGGCGGTTTTACATTCACCAATTTCGTCGCCGACGCGTTCGCCGTGTTCATCTTTGTCTTGTGGTTTTGGCTGTTCATAACCACCGCTAGCGATCTTTTTCGTCGCCATGATATATCCGGCTTCGGCAAGGTATGTTGGGTGATCCTGCTCGTCGTTCTGCCCTATATCGGCATTTTCGCGTATCTCCTCACGCAAGGCCGGGGCATGGCCGAGAGGGAGCAAGCGCGAGCCAAGCAGGCCCAGGACGAATTGCGCCAGTTCGTCGGCTTCAGCGCCGCCGACGAGATCGAGAAACTTGATCGATTAAAGGCGGCCGGATCGATTTCGGAACAAGAATACGGCCGTCTGAGAGCGCGTTTGGTGCAGTAGGAACGCGGCGACTGTTCGGCTTTTGGCATCGCTGACGAGATCGCACGCCAAAGAAGCTCGGCTGCCTCATCGCGGGGCGCCGCGACGCAGGCAGGAACACTCGATCTGCAAAAGCGATATAACGGTGTTTTTGGTTGCCAGACCAAAAAGCTGCGAAACCGTTCGCAACTTCATCTCGATTCGACCTGCAGCCGCCGATTCGGCCGAAGCTGCTCTCATAACGAGTTCTTCGGCCGGCGCGCTTCTCCAATACCCGCTTGCGCTGCCGGTTCTCCAGGGATTCGCAGCGGCTTCAGATATGGTCCCTAGAACGAGCCAAACGCCGAGCCCAAGACAATGACCGCCACCAGGGCGATCAGTGCGCTGACGATCCCGACCATGACGATATCGAGATAACTTTCGCGATGCGTCGAGCCGCAGACAGCGAGCAGCGTCACGACCGCACCATTGTGCGGCAAGCTGTCAAGGGTACCGGAGCCAATCGCGGCGACCCGGTGCATCAACCCGGGATCGATGCCCTGCTCCGCGGCGATGCGCATATAGGTGTCGCCGAGCGCATCGAGCGCGATCGTCATGCCGCCGGAGGCCGAGCCGGTCAGGGCGGCGAGAATGTTAGTGGCCATCGCAAGCGAGACCAACGGCCCGCCGCCGATTGAAAGCACCCAGTCGCGCACCACCGCAAACGCGGGCAGCATCGCGACGACGGCGCCGAAGCCGACGAGGCTGGCGACACTGAACGCCGGCAAGACCGAGGCGTTGGCGCCGGCATCCATGCTCTCGCGCAACGCCGGTAGCCGCCGGCGATTGACAAGGATCAACGCAAGTATCGCGGTCGCGAGCGCCACCGCGACCGACCAGACACCGGCGACGGCCGAAAGCGAGGTGCCGCCCCAGCGCTCCTCCGCCAGGAAGGAAAAATCCAGGCGCGGCAAGATGACGAGCGACATCAGGAGATTGACGCTCACGACAACGACCAGCGGCAGCACGGCAAATCCAATCGGCACCGGGGTATCAGCATGCTGGCCGTGGCTGATCTCCGCGGGATCGAATTCGCGCGCCGTCGTCGCGCGCTCGCGAATGATCTGATCGTCGGCAACGCTACGGGATGTATGATCGGTGCCGCCATAGCCCTCGCCTGCCCGCCGGGCGGCGGCTTCGGAACGGGCCAGCCACCATAATCCAAACCCCAGCATGATGGCCGAGGCGATGATGCCGAGGCCGGGCGCCGCAAAAGGTGTGGTGCCGAAAAACGGCATCGGAATCGCGTTCTGGATGGCCGGCGTGCCTGGAAACGCCGTCATCGTGAATGTCGAGGTGCCGAGCGCGATCGCCGCTGGCATCAGCCGCCGCGGAATGTCGGCAGCCTGAAACAGCGCCTGCGCCATGGGCGCGAGGACAAAGAAGGCGACGAACAGACTAACACCGCCATACGTCACCAATGCGCCCGCGAGCACCACCGCCAGGATCGCGCGGCGCGCACCCAACTGCTCGGTCATAAAGCGCGCGATGGCTTCGACCGAACCGCTGTCGTCCATGAGCTTGCCGAACAGCGCACCGAGCAGGAACAGCGGGAAGAATTGCGCGAGAAACTGCGCCGCGCTGCCCATGAAGGTTTGTGTCCAATGGGCAAGCAGCGGCTCCCGAGACACCGCGGCGGCGATCAGTGCAGCCGCTGGAGCCAGCAGCAGCACGCTCCATCCGCGATAGGCCAGCCAGACAAGCAAACCCAGTGCAAGCAGAATGCCGAGAAGACCCATGAGAGTCACATGCCTTCGACCAGGCGGTCGATATCGAGAGTGGACCGCTTGCCTATGCTCTCCCCGTGTTCCGACAAGAACTCCTCTGCGGCCTTGCGTCCCTCCTCGCGCAGCATGATGAGGAAATCCCATTCAGCGTTTAACTTGGAGGAATAGCCCAGTTTGTCCATGACCGTGTTGCGTACCAAATGGACGCGCATCTTGGCCCACTGCGCGCCTTCGCCGTTGCCGGGATCTGCCGTCCGGCGGAGCAGCGCCATCATTCGCAGTTCCTTGATCAGCACGGCGTTGAACGACACCTCGTTAAGGCGATTAAGTATTTCGCTGGCGGATGTCGGCGTGCCCGGACGTTCGACAGGATTGATCGGAATGATGATGGTGTCATCGGAAACAAGTTCGTTGACCAACGGCGTCAGGGTCGGGTTGCCCGAATAGCCGCCGTCCCAATAGCTCTCCCCGTCGATCTCCACTGCCTGGAACATCGTGGGCAGGCAGGCCGAGGCGAGTAGCACAGACGGCGTAATATCGGCGTTGCGGAATACGCGCGGGCGCCCAGTGCGTACGTTGGTGGCAGTGATGAATAGCTTGATGGGAGAGTTCCGGAGCCGCTCGAAATCGATCTCCTTCTCCAATATCGGCAGCAGGACATTGGAACCGCCCGGATTGAGATCATAAGGTGAATACAGCCGGCTCATGGTATCGAGCATGAAGAACAAGGGCGAATTGTCCATTGTCCAGCGTCCCAGCATGCGGTCCATCGGACTGCGCTGGAACGGGCTGAAGCGCGCCGCATCAGATACGTGTCGCCAATATGTCGCCAGCGCCGCGCGCGCGCCTTCCGCTCCGCCGTCAGCATAGCCGTCAGCCAGCACGGCGGCGTTCATTGCTCCTGCCGAGGTTCCGGAAACGCCTTCGATCTTCAACCAGGCCTCTTGGAGAAGCCGATCGAGGACGCCCCATGTAAAGGCGCCGTGAGAGCCGCCACCCTGCAGTGCCAGATCAACCAAAACGGTCTCGCGGTCAAAGCTCGCCGGAGGATCGGAAGGGGCGGTTTCCATCATACCCTCTTGGATTGCTGCGTGTTAAAACCTGATGGGTTAAAGTCCCAACCGCCATCGGGTTTTACCCTAACTCTCGTCAACTAATCATGCGCGCAGATCGTGTGGATAGACGTCCCGCCCTCCTGGCCCTTTTTCATGTGGCCCGACATCCGAAAATGTTGTTGCCATTCTCGTCCAACACTAAATCTTCCCGACAGAACTCGCCAGCCTCATCCAACCCGGCGGCAAGGACCTTGGCCTGACGCATCGCAAGTTCAGGATCCGAAAGTCGGTTTCCATCTTCATCCGAAAAAACTTTCGGTCTATCAAAGACATGGAAGAAGTATCGCATCGTCTTCCAATAATTCGGAAAGCAGGAGTGTCCAGTGGCAAATACGTAAGAATTAAACGGATGTCTATTGGAACGCTGATACTTGATCCGGCGAACCACAAGGAAAGGCGACCTGCGTATTTCGCTTATCTCGGCCTGCTCACCATCCAGGATGGAGATGATGCGACCATCCTCGATGCCGCCGGTGCTGACGGCGCCAGCGATGTCGATCCGCTCCCTTAACCTCCGTTGTCATCCGCTCGGCAGCAACCGTATTTGAATTCGGCAGCGATCGGGCTTCACCACCTTGGAGCAGGCCGGCCAGACCAATAAACATGCCGACAACCAGGACGCTGAATATTGCCTTGATGTTCATCGTCGCTCGCCTCCTTTAAGACTATCCACGCTGCTATTGATTTAAGGCTCCGCGGTCACATTCTGCCCTATCGCCCGCCGTACCGAATTAAAATCCAACGGCAGCACTGTAAACGCGGCCAAAGCCCCGAATATCCGCAACAACATCATCGCCTCGACAACTTTCCCCCGCGACATTTCCGGCTGAAGAGTTCTACAACAACCAAGCCGCCAAAGATGCATGCGGCGAATAGGGCCCCAGCGCGAATTTCTCGGCGAGAAAGGCTCAAATCATAGTGGGCTACATATCCAACCAGTCCAGCGGGCCACCGGCGCGCCAACAATGGCGGCAGTATAATTTAAGAGCCTCGAAGTATCTTCGTCCATCCTCTCGATATGCGCCTGCGGTGGAAACGATCGAGCCGGAAACCGGCCCTCCTTCGTCACGCCGAGTGGCGGCATATCCATTGGAGGCATCCCCACTATCCCCGTTGGCGGCATGGCGCTGTTAATGGCATGACGGCAACCAAGGCGGGAAACGGATAAGGAAGGTCGAGCGGCGCTTGATCAGCTTCGCATTGGGCTGGCGATGCCGCCCTGCCGATTAAAAGATGCGGCTATCGGCCAGAGGATTACCGCGGTGAGTGTTCACAACACTCACCACGAACCCGGCTCGCCGTCTGTGCGGCCCGTCATGGTGAGGCCGCGCCAACTCGGGGAGAAGGTCACGGCTTTTCGTTCGTGATCAGCTTCAAGCGCATCGCCCATCGCGATATCTCGGTCAAGCCGTTATTGCTGGCGGAGATCGAGAACTGGGCGGAGTCCGCTGAGGGAAAGTGCGGAATCCAATGATTAAGAGCTGCCGGACGACCTATGATGAGTTGAAGCAGGGCGATGGTCTGGCGCTCTGTCATCGTCGTTGTCCTGCTCAG is part of the Bradyrhizobium canariense genome and encodes:
- a CDS encoding DUF992 domain-containing protein is translated as MSNIRISAIVCAVILTFVGSVSAQARQPLRVGGLTCSTGPRVGLVLGSRQDMRCVFSASGTGLQYTYTGTIRRVGLDVGVTRGGTLFWAVFARNSQIGRGTLRGHYVGASGNVAVGLGLGAKVLVGGSRRTISLQPLSVQGQIGINLALGVTSLTLR
- a CDS encoding SHOCT domain-containing protein, with translation MVGSSKAGASQSGKWRTIVLFQGGFTFTNFVADAFAVFIFVLWFWLFITTASDLFRRHDISGFGKVCWVILLVVLPYIGIFAYLLTQGRGMAEREQARAKQAQDELRQFVGFSAADEIEKLDRLKAAGSISEQEYGRLRARLVQ
- a CDS encoding GntP family permease, translated to MGLLGILLALGLLVWLAYRGWSVLLLAPAAALIAAAVSREPLLAHWTQTFMGSAAQFLAQFFPLFLLGALFGKLMDDSGSVEAIARFMTEQLGARRAILAVVLAGALVTYGGVSLFVAFFVLAPMAQALFQAADIPRRLMPAAIALGTSTFTMTAFPGTPAIQNAIPMPFFGTTPFAAPGLGIIASAIMLGFGLWWLARSEAAARRAGEGYGGTDHTSRSVADDQIIRERATTAREFDPAEISHGQHADTPVPIGFAVLPLVVVVSVNLLMSLVILPRLDFSFLAEERWGGTSLSAVAGVWSVAVALATAILALILVNRRRLPALRESMDAGANASVLPAFSVASLVGFGAVVAMLPAFAVVRDWVLSIGGGPLVSLAMATNILAALTGSASGGMTIALDALGDTYMRIAAEQGIDPGLMHRVAAIGSGTLDSLPHNGAVVTLLAVCGSTHRESYLDIVMVGIVSALIALVAVIVLGSAFGSF
- a CDS encoding patatin-like phospholipase family protein, which codes for METAPSDPPASFDRETVLVDLALQGGGSHGAFTWGVLDRLLQEAWLKIEGVSGTSAGAMNAAVLADGYADGGAEGARAALATYWRHVSDAARFSPFQRSPMDRMLGRWTMDNSPLFFMLDTMSRLYSPYDLNPGGSNVLLPILEKEIDFERLRNSPIKLFITATNVRTGRPRVFRNADITPSVLLASACLPTMFQAVEIDGESYWDGGYSGNPTLTPLVNELVSDDTIIIPINPVERPGTPTSASEILNRLNEVSFNAVLIKELRMMALLRRTADPGNGEGAQWAKMRVHLVRNTVMDKLGYSSKLNAEWDFLIMLREEGRKAAEEFLSEHGESIGKRSTLDIDRLVEGM
- a CDS encoding DUF6894 family protein, yielding MRYFFHVFDRPKVFSDEDGNRLSDPELAMRQAKVLAAGLDEAGEFCREDLVLDENGNNIFGCRAT